The Terracoccus luteus genome includes a region encoding these proteins:
- a CDS encoding prolyl oligopeptidase family serine peptidase produces MSHPVPAHLPRRSVLFGAAAAGLAIPAVLPGLSAHAATATATAASRPLRFVLDATVLDGGEQVTSVTLDTSGLAAIDPASLTTETFAVHATSTSPIPLGEGERMFGLYDVDREVVAARFDSRGDIVLDLRTAEGLAGGGTLGYFANRGRNVQLDLEYTITQQAPLRQGDGSPLTFASFRQGRLRDREVDAFSYHVSKSDMKYRLYSPATTSKAKKPLIVWLHGGGEGGSLVDDYYDNETTLRANRGALGFATEEAQRIFGDAYVVAPQAFSFWIEDGDRYAPLIKEIVDEVARQHRVDRDRIYVAGCSNGGFMTLKLTALYKGLFAASVPICGVVQPFGPSGVRLVTDRELRGITTPTWLVTSLDDTTVAPEPNTVLASQLIPGAKKTLYENVTWNGYRYSGHWSWIYVARNDPRMGNTSIWQWMARQER; encoded by the coding sequence ATGTCCCACCCCGTCCCGGCCCATCTCCCGCGCCGGTCCGTCCTCTTCGGCGCGGCCGCCGCCGGTCTCGCGATCCCGGCCGTCCTGCCCGGTCTGTCGGCGCACGCGGCGACGGCCACGGCCACGGCCGCGTCGCGACCGCTGCGCTTCGTCCTCGACGCGACCGTGCTCGACGGCGGCGAGCAGGTGACCTCGGTGACCCTCGACACCTCGGGGCTCGCGGCGATCGACCCGGCCAGCCTGACGACCGAGACCTTCGCGGTGCACGCCACCTCCACCAGCCCGATCCCGCTCGGGGAGGGCGAGCGGATGTTCGGCCTCTACGACGTCGACCGCGAGGTCGTCGCGGCCCGCTTCGACTCGCGCGGCGACATCGTCCTCGACCTGCGCACCGCGGAGGGCCTCGCCGGTGGTGGCACGCTCGGCTACTTCGCCAACCGGGGCCGCAACGTCCAGCTCGACCTCGAGTACACGATCACGCAGCAGGCGCCGCTGCGCCAGGGCGACGGCTCCCCGCTCACCTTCGCGTCGTTCCGCCAGGGTCGGCTGCGCGACCGCGAGGTGGACGCCTTCTCGTACCACGTGTCGAAGTCGGACATGAAGTACCGCCTCTACTCGCCGGCCACGACGTCGAAGGCGAAGAAGCCGCTCATCGTGTGGCTGCACGGCGGCGGCGAGGGCGGCTCGCTCGTCGACGACTACTATGACAACGAGACGACCCTGCGGGCCAACCGAGGTGCCCTCGGCTTCGCGACCGAGGAGGCGCAGCGCATCTTCGGCGACGCGTACGTCGTCGCGCCGCAGGCGTTCTCGTTCTGGATCGAGGACGGCGACCGGTACGCGCCGCTCATCAAGGAGATCGTCGACGAGGTGGCCCGCCAGCACCGGGTCGACCGCGACCGCATCTACGTCGCCGGCTGCAGCAACGGCGGGTTCATGACGCTCAAGCTGACCGCCCTCTACAAGGGTCTGTTCGCGGCGTCGGTGCCGATCTGCGGTGTCGTGCAGCCCTTCGGGCCGTCGGGCGTGCGCCTCGTCACCGACCGCGAGCTGCGCGGCATCACGACGCCGACGTGGCTCGTCACGTCGCTGGACGACACGACGGTCGCCCCGGAGCCCAACACCGTGCTCGCCTCACAGCTCATCCCCGGGGCGAAGAAGACCCTGTACGAGAACGTGACGTGGAACGGCTACCGCTACAGCGGCCACTGGTCGTGGATCTACGTGGCGCGCAACGACCCCCGCATGGGCAATACCTCGATCTGGCAGTGGATGGCCCGCCAGGAGCGCTGA
- a CDS encoding amino acid ABC transporter substrate-binding protein has product MRSRTVLTAVAATALTAVLAACGGGSGGSGGSGDSELAAVKSAGTLKVGTEGTYSPFSFHDPSSNALTGYDVDVAKAVADKLGVKVEYVETPFDAIFAGLSAKRFDVVVNQVTKNPQREGLYGLSTTYTYSEGVVATRADDSSITSLAGLSGKKSAQSLTSNWAQVAKDAGAQVESVEGFTQAVTLLKQKRVDATVNDNLVILDYQKSTGDTSVKIAASTGDVSQQVIATRKGSDLVGAVDTALADLKKDGTLKSISEKYFKEDVSVAPSGAGTPATSATS; this is encoded by the coding sequence ATGCGCTCGAGGACCGTCCTCACCGCCGTCGCCGCCACCGCCCTCACCGCCGTGCTCGCGGCCTGCGGGGGTGGCTCGGGCGGTTCGGGTGGCTCGGGCGACTCCGAGCTCGCCGCGGTGAAGTCGGCCGGCACCCTCAAGGTCGGCACCGAGGGCACGTACTCGCCCTTCTCCTTCCACGACCCGAGCAGCAACGCGCTCACCGGCTACGACGTCGACGTCGCCAAGGCGGTGGCGGACAAGCTCGGCGTCAAGGTCGAGTACGTCGAGACCCCGTTCGACGCGATCTTCGCCGGGCTGTCGGCCAAGCGCTTCGACGTCGTCGTCAACCAGGTGACGAAGAACCCCCAGCGCGAGGGCCTCTACGGCCTGAGCACGACGTACACGTACTCCGAGGGCGTCGTCGCCACCCGCGCCGACGACAGCTCGATCACCTCGCTCGCCGGCCTCAGCGGCAAGAAGTCCGCGCAGAGCCTGACGAGCAACTGGGCGCAGGTCGCCAAGGACGCCGGCGCGCAGGTCGAGTCGGTCGAGGGCTTCACTCAGGCCGTCACGCTGCTCAAGCAGAAGCGCGTCGACGCCACCGTCAACGACAACCTCGTCATCCTCGACTACCAGAAGTCGACCGGCGACACCTCCGTCAAGATCGCCGCGAGCACGGGTGACGTCTCGCAGCAGGTCATCGCCACCCGCAAGGGCAGTGACCTCGTCGGCGCCGTCGACACCGCCCTCGCCGACCTCAAGAAGGACGGCACCCTCAAGAGCATCTCCGAGAAGTACTTCAAGGAGGACGTCTCTGTCGCCCCGTCGGGTGCCGGGACGCCCGCGACCAGCGCCACGTCGTGA
- a CDS encoding GNAT family N-acetyltransferase produces the protein MTEPADVQVVPIDLLADHDPEQDAAAQDWIGVHASVQVELFGEGSSAWTLEEVRELHRSGDKRRIDRAALVDGRLVGALELMLPVHDNRDTALLWLSVDPSSRGRGVGSTLLAEAERVAAAEGRGVLRVETEWAAGSTDTAEPFARRHGFEVGQEVLRSEQRLPVDPALLGRLLGPLTDPLTDPLPSGGDGYVVEFFVDTMPEAWYADRVVLQQRMSTDAPADDLDLEEEVWDVERLRRAQQATRASGRRVVESVARHVASGRLVGFTTVTVSASSPDLGYQQDTLVLREHRGHGLGLRLKAANARRVAEALPDVTRIRTWNAASNGPMLDVNRRLGYVVDGHSREWQRAT, from the coding sequence ATGACCGAGCCCGCCGACGTCCAGGTCGTCCCGATCGACCTCCTCGCCGACCACGACCCGGAGCAGGACGCCGCCGCCCAGGACTGGATCGGGGTGCACGCCTCGGTTCAGGTCGAGCTGTTCGGCGAGGGCAGCAGCGCCTGGACCCTCGAGGAGGTCCGCGAGCTGCACCGGTCGGGCGACAAGCGCCGCATCGACCGGGCCGCCCTCGTCGACGGCCGCCTCGTCGGTGCGCTCGAGCTCATGCTGCCGGTCCACGACAACCGTGACACGGCGCTGCTCTGGCTCTCCGTCGACCCGTCGTCGCGGGGCCGCGGCGTCGGGTCGACGCTGCTGGCGGAGGCCGAGCGCGTGGCCGCGGCCGAGGGCCGCGGCGTCCTGCGGGTCGAGACGGAGTGGGCGGCCGGGAGCACCGACACCGCGGAGCCCTTCGCCCGACGACACGGGTTCGAGGTGGGTCAGGAGGTGCTGCGCAGCGAGCAGCGGTTGCCCGTCGACCCGGCCCTGCTCGGCCGCCTGCTCGGTCCCTTGACCGACCCCTTGACCGACCCCCTGCCGTCCGGGGGCGACGGGTACGTCGTCGAGTTCTTCGTCGACACGATGCCGGAGGCCTGGTACGCCGACCGGGTGGTGCTCCAGCAGCGCATGAGCACCGATGCCCCGGCCGACGACCTCGACCTCGAGGAGGAGGTCTGGGACGTCGAGCGCCTGCGCCGGGCACAGCAGGCGACCCGCGCTTCCGGCCGCCGCGTCGTCGAGTCCGTCGCCCGGCACGTCGCCTCCGGCCGTCTCGTCGGTTTCACCACCGTCACGGTCAGCGCCTCGAGCCCCGACCTCGGCTACCAGCAGGACACGCTCGTGCTTCGCGAGCACCGGGGCCACGGCCTCGGCCTGCGGCTCAAGGCGGCGAACGCCCGGCGCGTCGCGGAGGCACTGCCCGACGTCACCCGGATCCGCACGTGGAACGCCGCCTCGAACGGGCCCATGCTCGACGTCAACCGACGGCTCGGCTACGTCGTCGACGGTCACAGCCGCGAGTGGCAGCGGGCCACCTGA
- a CDS encoding amino acid ABC transporter ATP-binding protein has protein sequence MSTTPVSPDPVAPQSGPLVTVRGLAKSFGDNHVLRSIDFEVAPGSVTVVVGPSGSGKTTVLRSLNALDVPDAGVVRIGDVEVDFGRAPVTKKQVAALRAQSGMVFQSHHLFPHLTVLQNVTSGPVLASGRDQAQAATEARELLRLVGLAEKADAYPYQLSGGQQQRVGIARALAVRPKLMLFDEPTSALDPELVGEVLSVMKDLAAQGWTMVVVTHEIRFAQQVADQVLFMDGGVVVERGTPAQVLTDPSTDRARQFLHRILDPLD, from the coding sequence ATGAGCACCACGCCCGTCAGCCCCGATCCCGTTGCGCCGCAGAGCGGCCCGCTCGTCACCGTCAGAGGCCTCGCCAAGTCGTTCGGCGACAACCACGTGCTGCGCTCGATCGACTTCGAGGTCGCCCCCGGCAGCGTCACCGTCGTCGTCGGCCCGTCGGGGTCGGGCAAGACGACGGTGCTGCGCTCGCTCAACGCCCTCGACGTGCCGGATGCCGGCGTCGTCCGCATCGGTGACGTCGAGGTCGACTTCGGGCGGGCCCCCGTGACGAAGAAGCAGGTGGCGGCGCTCCGGGCGCAGAGCGGGATGGTGTTCCAGTCGCACCACCTGTTCCCGCACCTGACGGTGCTGCAGAACGTCACCTCCGGGCCGGTGCTCGCCTCCGGCCGCGACCAGGCGCAGGCCGCGACCGAGGCGCGCGAACTGCTGCGCCTCGTCGGCCTCGCCGAGAAGGCCGACGCCTACCCCTACCAGCTGTCGGGCGGTCAGCAGCAGCGTGTCGGCATCGCCCGCGCGCTCGCGGTGCGACCCAAGCTCATGCTCTTCGACGAGCCCACCTCGGCCCTCGACCCCGAGCTCGTCGGTGAGGTGCTGTCGGTCATGAAGGACCTCGCCGCCCAGGGGTGGACCATGGTCGTCGTCACCCACGAGATCCGCTTCGCCCAGCAGGTGGCCGACCAGGTGCTCTTCATGGACGGCGGGGTGGTCGTCGAGCGCGGGACGCCGGCCCAGGTGTTGACCGACCCCTCGACCGACCGGGCCCGCCAGTTCCTGCACCGCATCCTCGACCCGCTCGACTGA
- a CDS encoding AAA family ATPase, which yields MEPLTHLVYLVGPPAVGKLTVAREVERRTGAVVVDNHLVNDPVFVPAGVGRGRGIEGTDALRLRVLDIVMEAAELAPPEVSHVFTHWLPDTPQNAALVERLRYLAGRRGAHFLPVWLEADREVLLRRVVGADRAARAKLRDAEVLRPLLEVPTLPPPPDAVVVDTTDLLPADVAGRIVGRLPTDATPEGVRR from the coding sequence GTGGAACCCCTCACGCACCTCGTCTACCTCGTCGGCCCGCCGGCGGTGGGCAAGCTCACCGTCGCGCGCGAGGTCGAACGGCGCACCGGCGCGGTCGTCGTCGACAACCACCTGGTCAACGACCCGGTCTTCGTGCCTGCGGGGGTGGGCCGCGGTCGAGGCATCGAGGGCACCGACGCGCTGCGGCTGCGCGTGCTCGACATCGTCATGGAGGCGGCCGAGCTCGCCCCGCCGGAGGTCAGCCACGTCTTCACGCACTGGCTGCCCGACACCCCGCAGAACGCCGCCCTCGTCGAGCGGCTGCGCTACCTCGCGGGGCGGCGGGGGGCTCACTTCCTGCCCGTCTGGCTCGAGGCCGACCGGGAGGTGCTCCTGCGCAGGGTCGTCGGAGCCGACCGCGCCGCCCGGGCCAAGCTGCGCGACGCCGAGGTGCTGCGCCCGCTGCTCGAGGTCCCCACGCTGCCACCACCACCGGATGCCGTCGTGGTCGACACCACCGACCTCCTGCCCGCGGACGTGGCGGGCAGGATCGTCGGCCGGCTGCCGACGGACGCCACCCCCGAGGGCGTCCGTCGGTAG
- a CDS encoding amino acid ABC transporter permease, whose product MNDQTVTLIVDSLGPLLRATVTSTIPLTLVSFVLGLILALVVALMRLSSVSAVAAVARFYISVVRGTPLLLQLFIIYYGLPSLGLSFDPFPAAVLAFTLNVGGYAAEVIRSAILSVPKGQWEAASTVGMGYATTLRRVVLPQAARTAVPPLSNTLISLVKDTSLASTIQVTELLRVAQEAAAPTYQFFALYGVAAVYYWVVCLVLSFGQARLERRENRYVAA is encoded by the coding sequence GTGAACGACCAGACGGTCACCCTGATCGTCGACTCGTTGGGCCCGCTGCTGCGGGCGACGGTGACCTCGACGATCCCGCTGACGCTCGTCAGCTTCGTGCTGGGCCTGATCCTGGCCCTCGTCGTGGCGCTGATGCGCCTGTCGTCCGTCAGCGCCGTGGCGGCCGTCGCGCGGTTCTACATCTCCGTCGTGCGCGGCACGCCGCTGCTGCTGCAGCTGTTCATCATCTACTACGGCCTGCCCTCGCTCGGGCTCAGCTTCGACCCCTTCCCGGCGGCCGTGCTCGCCTTCACCCTCAACGTCGGTGGCTACGCGGCCGAGGTCATCCGCTCCGCCATCCTGTCGGTGCCCAAGGGCCAGTGGGAGGCGGCCTCGACCGTCGGCATGGGATACGCGACGACGCTGCGCCGCGTCGTGCTGCCGCAGGCCGCACGCACCGCGGTGCCCCCGCTGTCCAACACCCTCATCTCCCTCGTCAAGGACACCTCGCTCGCCTCGACCATCCAGGTGACGGAGCTGCTCCGGGTGGCGCAGGAGGCGGCCGCCCCCACGTACCAGTTCTTCGCCCTCTACGGCGTCGCCGCGGTCTACTACTGGGTGGTGTGCCTCGTGCTGTCGTTCGGCCAGGCCCGCCTCGAACGCCGAGAGAACAGGTACGTCGCCGCATGA